DNA from Halobaculum sp. XH14:
AAGGGCGTGCTCCTCCACGGACCGCCCGGCACCGGGAAGACGCTCATCGCCAAGGCCGTCGCCAACGAGATCGACGCGCACTTCCAGACGCTCTCGGGCCCCGAGATCATGTCGAAGTACTACGGGGAGTCCGAAGAGCAGCTTCGCGAGGTGTTCGAGGAGGCAGAGGAGAACGCCCCCGCGATCATCTTCATGGACGAACTCGACTCCATCGCGGCCAAGCGCGAGGAGGCCGGCGGCGACGTCGAGCGCCGCGTCGTCGCACAGCTACTCTCGCTGATGGACGGGCTGGAGGACCGCGGCGAGGTCGTCGTCATCGGCGCGACGAACCGGGTCGACGCCATCGACCCCGCGCTCCGGCGCGGCGGGCGCTTCGACCGCGAGATCGAGATCGGCGTGCCCGACCGTGACGGCCGCAAGGAGATCCTGCAGGTCCACACGCGCAACATGCCGCTCACGGAAGATATCGACCTCGACGAGTACGCGGAGTCGACCCACGGCTTCGTGGGCGCGGACCTCGAATCGCTGGCGAAGGAGGCCGGGATGAACGCGCTCCGGCGCATCCGCCCGCAACTGGATCTCGACGCAGAGGAGATCGACGCCGAGGTGCTCGACTCCATCGAGGTCCGCGAGTCGGACGTGAAGGACGCGATGAAGGGCATCGAGCCCTCCGCGCTGCGGGAGGTGTTCGTCGAGGTACCGGACGTGACCTGGGCCGACGTCGGGGGCCTCGAGGACACGAAGGAGCGCCTCCGCGAGACGATCCAGTGGCCCCTCGAGTACCCCGAGGTGTTCGAGGCCATGGACATGCAGTCCGCGAAGGGCGTGATGATGTACGGCCCGCCGGGGACCGGCAAGACGCTGCTCGCGAAGGCCATCGCCAACGAGTCGGAGTCGAACTTCATCTCGGTGAAGGGGCCCGAACTGCTCAACAAGTTCGTCGGCGAGTCGGAGAAGGGCGTCCGCGAGGTGTTCAGCAAGGCGCGCGAGAACGCCCCGACGGTCATCTTCTTCGACGAGATCGACTCGCTCGCCACCGAGCGTGGCCGCAACACGGGCGACTCGGGCGTCTCCGAGCGGGTCGTCTCACAGCTCCTGACCGAACTGGACGGCCTGGAGACGCTGGAGGACGTAGTGGTCATCGCGACGACGAACCGCCCGGACCTCATCGACTCGGCGCTGCTGCGGCCGGGCCGCCTGGACCGCCACGTCCACGTGCCGGTGCCGGACGAGGAGGCCCGCAGGGCCATCTTCGGGGTCCACACCCAGCAGAAGCCGCTGGCCGACGACGTCGACCTCGATTCACTGGCTCGCCGGACGGACGGCTACGTCGGCGCCGACATCGAGGCCGTGACCCGCGAGGCGTCGATGAACGCCTCCCGGGAGTTCATCGAGTCGGTGGCCCCCGACGAGGTCGCCGACTCGGTCGGCAACGTCCGCATCACGATGGACCACTTCGAGACGGCCCTGGACGAGGTGAATCCCTCGGTCACCCCCGAGACCATCGAGCGCTACGACGAGATCGAGAAGCGGTTCCGGCAGGCCGAGACGGCCGAGCCCGAGGAAGGGGAACTGGGTCGGACGTTCCAGTAGACCGACCGCTTTTGACCGGGGTCCTCCTCGGTCGGCCGCGTTCGCCGCGCGTCCCTCGCTCGCGGTGCGGACGCTGCTGACGACTGCACCGGGCGTCTTCCGAGCGACCGACCAACGTTGCTTCGGATCGCGGACACGGTTGCCTCCTCGCGGATACTTATCGACGGTACCGACTTGCCAGATTTCGATGGTATATCAATCCACCTCCTCGGGTGGAGAACCGGAGCTATTCATAAAATGCACTGAATGTGGCCAAATACTAACCGGTCAGGAGACGGAGGACGGGTCCCTCCGGCCGATCGGAACCGACGGAACCTGTCCCTGCGGGAGTACGGAGTTCAGCTCGTTCAGCGAGCGCTGAGCGTCGTCGAACGGTTCGACCGACGAAATCGACGACCTGCTCCCGCTCGTTGCGGATCGTGGTCCCGCTCGCCTACTCCCGTTTCAACCCGCCGCGCTGTTTGATCTGCATGATGCGCCGCACGTTCAGGTAGATCTCCTCGGGCGAGGTGTCCTCCGCGGGGTCATAGAGGTCGGAGACGCGGTAGAGCAGCGCCGAGAGCTGTTTCGACTCGCTGGACTCGTCGCGGACGTCCTCCGCGATCGCCCGGATGAACTCCCGTCGCGTCTCGTCGGGGACGAACTCGGCGGCCGAATCCGGCGCGAGCGCCCAGTCCTCGTCGTCCTGACGGTCGGACGGGAGCTCGTCCGCGTCGGACACGGCGCCGGCTTCCGAACTCCCGTCGGAACCGTCGTCCGGGTCGGTCATGGGGGATTCGTGTTCCGCGGCCGCCTAAGCCCTTACTGAGTCGGGGCGTCGGTGGTCGAGTGACTGCTCACTTTCCGTCGCTGCACGACGCCGACGTTGTTGGCGACGTTCTCGGTGACGAGTTTGAACGCGTCCGCCGTCTCCGAGTCCTCGCGCAACACGATGGGCTCCCCGCCGTCGCCGCCCTTCCTGACCGCCGGGTCGAGCGGGACGCCGCCGAGGAACGGCAGGTCGTTGTCCGCGGCGAACGCCTTCCCGCCGCCCTTGCCGAACACCTCGTGCTCGCTGCCGCAGTCGGGACAGACGAACCCGCTCATGTTCTCGACGATGCCGAGCACGTTCGTCTCGTGCTTGCCGAACATCCGCAGGCCCTTGTTCGCGTCGTCGAGCGCGACGTCCTCGGGCGTCGTGGCGATGACCGCGCCCGTGAGCGGCATCGTCTGGAGGATGGTCAGCTGCGTGTCGCCCGTCCCCGGCGGCAGGTCGAGCACCATGTAGTCGAGGTGGCCCCACTCGACGTCCTCGACGAGCTGGGTGAGCACCTTGTGGACCATCGGCCCGCGCCAGATGACGGGGTCGTCCTCCCCGACGAGGAACGCCATGCTCATCAGGCGCATCCCGTACTTCTCGGGGGGCACGATCGTCTCCTCGCCCGTCGCCTTCGGTGCCTCGTCGGCGTCGACCATCCGCGGCACGTTCGGCCCGTACACGTCGGCGTCGAACAGGCCGACTCTCGCACCCAGTTTCGAGAGCCCGGCCGCGAGGTTCACCGCGACCGTCGACTTCCCGACCCCGCCCTTTCCGGACGCGACCGCGATGACGTTCGTCACGTTCGGCAACACCGCGTCCTCCCCCGCCACCTCGCCGGGGATGTTCGCCGAGAGGTCGACGTCGTAGCCGGTCCCGTCGAGTTCCTCCCGGACCCGGCCGGCCATCGCCGTCTCGTCGGGCGAGTACGGCGCGCCGAGCGCGAGCGAGACGCGAACCTCGCCCGCGTCGTCGTCCACCTCGACGGCGTTCACCAGCCCCAGCGAGACGATGTCGTCGCCGAGCGCGGGGTCCTCGACGGCCGTGAGTCGCTCACGAACCGTTGCTTCGTCCATGTCCCACCCTCGGCGAGCGCGGCGAATAAGGATTGTGAAGGGGTGACAGCGAGTTCGACGGTCGCGGCCCGTCGTAACTTCGATCGGTTACGTTTTCCTCCGAGTGTGCCACAGGTTCAAGTCCGTCCGCGCCGAGAATTCATCCCATGGAGACGCCCCTGGCGGACGACTTCGGGCGCGCCGTGACCGGGGTGCGCGTCTCGCTCACGGACCGGTGCAACTTCGACTGCGTCTACTGTCACAACGAGGGGCTGGGAGACACGCGCGGCCCGATGGACCCGCAGGACGACGAGATGTCGGCTGACGACGTCGTCCGCTTTCTGGAGGTCGCCGCCGAGTTCGGCGTCGACTCCGTGAAGTTCACGGGCGGCGAGCCGATGCTCCGCGATGACCTGGAGGAGATCGTCCGCCGCACGCCGGACTCGATGGAGACGTCCATGACGACGAACGGGACGTTCCTCCCGGGTCGCGCCGAGGGACTGGTCGACGCCGGCCTCGACCGCGTGAACGTCTCGCAGGACGCGCTCGACCCGGACGAGTTCGCCGAGATCACGAAGTCGGGCGCGTACGACAGGGTGATGGAAGGGGTCGAGGCCGCCCTGGACGCGGGGCTCGCCCCGCTGAAGCTGAACATGGTCGTGTTCGAGCACACCGCCGGCTACGTCGAGGGGATGGTCGAGCACGTCGCCGACAACAACGGCCTCCAGCTCCAGCTCATCGAGTACATGCCCGAACTCACGGGCCGGCCCGAGTGGAACGTCGACATCGGGCGCGTCCACGACTGGCTCGCCGACATCGCGGACCGCGTCGAGCACCGCGAGATGCACGACCGGCGGCGCTACTTCGTGGCCGGCGGGATGGTCGAGATCGTCGATCCCGTCGAGAACGAGACGTTCTGTGCCAACTGCGGGCGCGTCCGGGTCACCCACGAGGGCTACCTGAAGGGCTGTCTCAACCGCAACGACGACCTGAAGTCGATGGGCGAGATGACGAAGCCGGAGATCAGGGAGGCGTACCGCGAGGTCGTCGCCGACCGCGTCCCGTACTACGGCGAGTACCTCGTCGAGAACGACCGCGGCGAGTACGAGATCAACGAGGAGTACATCGGCGCGTAACCCGATCGCCGGTCCCGTCGACCACCCCGGTTTTTGGCGTCCTGGTCCGTTCCTGCTGGCATGGACCCGGCCGACGTCCCGGACGAGGGGACGACGATCAGCCACGAGCGCACGTTCCGCCGCGAGGACGTCAGGCAGTTCGCCGACGTCTCGGGCGACCGCGGCGTCCACCACGAGGAACCCGACGAACGGGGTCGACTCCTCGTCCATGGCCTGCTCACCGCGACGCTGCCGACGAAGATCGGCGGCGACCTCGACGTGCTCGCCCGGGAGATGGACTTCGAGTTCCACCGGCCGGTGTACACGGGCGAACGGATCGTCTGCGAGGTCGTGCTCGACTCGGTCGAGCGCGCCGACGCCGACGCGCGCGCTGACGTCGAGGCGAGCATCGAGTGTCGAAGGGGCGAGGAGGTGGTCCTGACCGGCGGGTTCGAGGGCGTCGTGTTGGCGTGATCGAGCGTCCGACACGTCTCGCTGCCCGAGCGTCCGTCGACTCACGTCGGCGACTCACGCCCGGTGACACCGACGTCACCGACGGCCACACCTAAGCGACCGGCGGGCCGATGACGCGTATGACCTGTCCACACCTGGAGTATCGCGACTCGCACGGCGAGAGGGAGTTCGAGACGGCGCGCGCGTTCTGCACCGTCACTGACACGTTCGTCCAGCCGGTGCGCGCGGACATCTGCAACGAGCGGTACGACCTCGACCCCGAGGCCGACTGCAAGTACTTCCGCGAGCACGCGGGGCTCGACTGGGACGAATGACCTACGAAGAGTACCTCGACGGCAAACCCGTCGTCATCACGGCGGCGCTGACGGGAGGTATCCAGGGGAAGGAGACGCATCCGGGGCTGCCGGAGACCCCCGACGAGATCGCGGCGGCGGCCGCTGCCTGCGAGGAGGCAGGCGCGGCGGTCGTCCACCTCCACGCGCGCAGAGAGAACGGCGAGCGCGCGTTCTCGACCGAGCGCTTCCAGGCGGTGACCGACGCCGTGCGCGAGGCGACCGGGAATCTCATCATCCAGCACTCGACCGGCGGGACGGCCGCGCCGGACGCGCTCCGCGCCGAACCCCTCCGGACTGACCCGGCACCTGAGATGGCGAGCCTCGACATGGGCCCGATGAACCGCGGGCGACGCCTGACGAGCGAGAACACCCGCGACACGATCGACGGCCTCCACGCCGAGATGCGCGAGCGGGGGATCAAGCCCGAACTGGAGGTGTTCAACAGCGGCCACCTCAACGAGTCGTTCCGCATCGTCGAGGAACTGGACGCTCCGCCGTACCTGAACCTCATCTTCGGCCCCGGGACGCTCTCGCCGCCGTCGCCGGCGAACGTCCAGAACATGGTCGACCAGCTCCCCGACGGCGCGGAGTTCAACGTCATCGGGTTCGGTCCCCACCAGCTCCCGCTGACGACCCAGTCGCTGCTGCTGGGCGGCCACGTCCGCGTCGGCCTCGAGGACAACAGCTACTACCGGAAAGGCGAGCGCGCGACGAACGAGCGACTCGTCGAGCGCGCGGCCCGGATCGCCGAGGAACTGGGCCGGCCCGTCGCCTCGCCCGCGGCGGCGCGCGACCTGCTCGGCATCTGACTCCGATCGACCGTCGCGCTCCGACCGGGGCCGACCATCGCGTCCGTGGATTCCGCCAGAACGTCTTTCCCCTCCCACCCACAGGCTCCGGTATGAACGAGGGACGGTGGGACGGGCCCGAGGCGGTGGCCCGTCGTCTCGCGGACCGCGCGCGGTCACTGTCCGGCGACGACACCCGCCCGGCGTTCCCCCCCGTCGAACCGGCTCGGCGGGTGGACCCCCACGACGCGTTCGCACGCGCCATCGAGACGCCCGAAGCGGTCGAGGGTCCCCTCGGGGACCTCGACGTCTCGACGAAGGACAACGTCGCGGTCCGGGGAGTCACCCACCGGGCGGGGACCGGCGGGCTGGCCTGGGAGCCGACCCACGACGCGACCGTCGTCGAGCGACTCCGGGCTGCCGGCGCCGACCTCGTGGGCACGACCCGGATGGACCCGTTCGCGCTCGGCGTGACCGGGGAGGCCTGCGTCGCGGGCAGGACGGAGAACCCGACCGTCCCCGGCGCGGTTCCGGGCGGCTCCTCGAGCGGGAGCGCGGCCACGGTGGCTACCGGTGCCGCCGACGCGTCACTCGGCACCGACACCGCCGGTAGCGTCCGCGTGCCGGCCGCGTTCTGTGGCGTCGTCGGCGTGAAACCGACGTTCGATCTCGTCCCGCGGACCGGCGTCCTCGACCTGGCGCCGACGCTCGATCACGTCGGCGTGCTGGCCGAGGACGTCGAGACTGCGAGCCGGGTGCTCGAGGTCGTCAGCGGCGGCGACCCGCTCAGGCCCGCGACGGCCCACGCCGAGCGCCTCTCGCTCGCCGAGTCGCTCGATTCCCGACTCGGCCGGGTCCGCGTCGGCGTCCCGGAGCCGTTCGTCGGCGCGGCCGGGACCGGCGTGCGGGCGACGTTCGAGGGGACGCTGGCGGAACTCTCGGGCCGCCCCGGCGTGACCGTCGAACGGGTCGCGTTCCCCGAGCACGACGACGCTCGGATCCTCAACCAGCTCCACACGCTGCGGGAGTTCGCCGAACTGCGCGAACGCGGCGGTCACCCGGTCGGTGACGGTCGCTTCCCGGAGATGCGTGCCGCACTGTCGACGAGCCTCGCGGAGGCTGACGTCCCGCCGCGCGTTCGCCGGCTCGCGGCGGCCGGCGAGCGGTTGCGGACCGAGGGGCGGGACGCGTACGGCGCGGCCTGGGACGCCCGTCGCCGGCAGGTCCGCCGGGTCGAGGCGTGCTTCGACCGGGTCGACGTACTCGCGACGCCGACGACGCCCGTGACGGCTCCGGCGTTCGGAACCGTCGGGGACCGCGCCGGACACGACGTCTCGCCCGCCGAGATCGTCTCGAACACCGCGCCGTTCAACAACACCGGTTCGCCCGCGGTCTCGGTCCCGTGCGGTCGGCACGCGGGCTCGCCGGTCGGTCTGCAGATCGCCGCGCCGCGCGGCGAGGACGCGCTCGCGCTCCGGGTCGCGCTCGCGGTCGAGCGCCTCGATTGACGCGTGTCCGTTGACGAGTATCAGTCGACGTGTCGCCGTCGAGGCGTTTCGGCAGGTGCCTCCGTCGACCAGTCTCAGTTGAGGAGCAGGACGAAGACGACGAACCCCACGAGCATCGAGAACGTCAGGAGGAACTGGGCCGCGGCGGAGGCGAGCAGCCCCACGATCGTCCATCCCGACGTCACGGCCGCCTCCTCGAACTCCTTTCCGGCGTACAGCTCCGAGCCGAGGACGACGGCGACGACGCCGAGCACCACCCCGAGCGGGCCGAAGACGAACAGGAGGGCGAACGACGCCACGGCGGCGAGAACCATCGTCTTCGTCTCGGCCCCGCCGGCCTTCGACGCCAGCGCGCCGCCGAAGTGGTCGACGGCCGCCGTGAGCAGCCCGACGACCGTGAACCCGAGCAGGAGCCAGAGTCCGAGGTCGTTCCCCCCGCCCGGTGCGTCGAAGACGTAGTAGACGTATACGCCCGCCAGCGAGGCGAGCCCCGCCGGGACGAGCGGGACCACGCTCCCGACGACGCCGGCGACGAGGAGGAGGAGGGCGACGACCGTGACGAGTT
Protein-coding regions in this window:
- a CDS encoding Mrp/NBP35 family ATP-binding protein, whose translation is MDEATVRERLTAVEDPALGDDIVSLGLVNAVEVDDDAGEVRVSLALGAPYSPDETAMAGRVREELDGTGYDVDLSANIPGEVAGEDAVLPNVTNVIAVASGKGGVGKSTVAVNLAAGLSKLGARVGLFDADVYGPNVPRMVDADEAPKATGEETIVPPEKYGMRLMSMAFLVGEDDPVIWRGPMVHKVLTQLVEDVEWGHLDYMVLDLPPGTGDTQLTILQTMPLTGAVIATTPEDVALDDANKGLRMFGKHETNVLGIVENMSGFVCPDCGSEHEVFGKGGGKAFAADNDLPFLGGVPLDPAVRKGGDGGEPIVLREDSETADAFKLVTENVANNVGVVQRRKVSSHSTTDAPTQ
- a CDS encoding dehydratase, producing MDPADVPDEGTTISHERTFRREDVRQFADVSGDRGVHHEEPDERGRLLVHGLLTATLPTKIGGDLDVLAREMDFEFHRPVYTGERIVCEVVLDSVERADADARADVEASIECRRGEEVVLTGGFEGVVLA
- a CDS encoding 3-keto-5-aminohexanoate cleavage protein, coding for MTYEEYLDGKPVVITAALTGGIQGKETHPGLPETPDEIAAAAAACEEAGAAVVHLHARRENGERAFSTERFQAVTDAVREATGNLIIQHSTGGTAAPDALRAEPLRTDPAPEMASLDMGPMNRGRRLTSENTRDTIDGLHAEMRERGIKPELEVFNSGHLNESFRIVEELDAPPYLNLIFGPGTLSPPSPANVQNMVDQLPDGAEFNVIGFGPHQLPLTTQSLLLGGHVRVGLEDNSYYRKGERATNERLVERAARIAEELGRPVASPAAARDLLGI
- the moaA gene encoding GTP 3',8-cyclase MoaA; protein product: METPLADDFGRAVTGVRVSLTDRCNFDCVYCHNEGLGDTRGPMDPQDDEMSADDVVRFLEVAAEFGVDSVKFTGGEPMLRDDLEEIVRRTPDSMETSMTTNGTFLPGRAEGLVDAGLDRVNVSQDALDPDEFAEITKSGAYDRVMEGVEAALDAGLAPLKLNMVVFEHTAGYVEGMVEHVADNNGLQLQLIEYMPELTGRPEWNVDIGRVHDWLADIADRVEHREMHDRRRYFVAGGMVEIVDPVENETFCANCGRVRVTHEGYLKGCLNRNDDLKSMGEMTKPEIREAYREVVADRVPYYGEYLVENDRGEYEINEEYIGA
- a CDS encoding amidase codes for the protein MNEGRWDGPEAVARRLADRARSLSGDDTRPAFPPVEPARRVDPHDAFARAIETPEAVEGPLGDLDVSTKDNVAVRGVTHRAGTGGLAWEPTHDATVVERLRAAGADLVGTTRMDPFALGVTGEACVAGRTENPTVPGAVPGGSSSGSAATVATGAADASLGTDTAGSVRVPAAFCGVVGVKPTFDLVPRTGVLDLAPTLDHVGVLAEDVETASRVLEVVSGGDPLRPATAHAERLSLAESLDSRLGRVRVGVPEPFVGAAGTGVRATFEGTLAELSGRPGVTVERVAFPEHDDARILNQLHTLREFAELRERGGHPVGDGRFPEMRAALSTSLAEADVPPRVRRLAAAGERLRTEGRDAYGAAWDARRRQVRRVEACFDRVDVLATPTTPVTAPAFGTVGDRAGHDVSPAEIVSNTAPFNNTGSPAVSVPCGRHAGSPVGLQIAAPRGEDALALRVALAVERLD
- a CDS encoding DUF456 domain-containing protein, translating into MPFAGVRDDMVELVTVVALLLLVAGVVGSVVPLVPAGLASLAGVYVYYVFDAPGGGNDLGLWLLLGFTVVGLLTAAVDHFGGALASKAGGAETKTMVLAAVASFALLFVFGPLGVVLGVVAVVLGSELYAGKEFEEAAVTSGWTIVGLLASAAAQFLLTFSMLVGFVVFVLLLN
- a CDS encoding CDC48 family AAA ATPase is translated as MKLTVKPLKQKDAGRRLAAIDRVAAEELDLAGGDYIRLEGDSTAIARVWPGYPEDDDTGVVRIDGQLRQEAGAGIDDRVTVESADVEPAQRITIALPQQFGIRGNVGSIIRDKLSGQPVTQGQTIRFPLGLGLMGGGSQAVPLKIASTQPSGTVVITDSTDVDISEKPAEEIAESAATGAETPDVTYEDIGGLDNELEQVREMIELPMRHPELFKRLGIEPPKGVLLHGPPGTGKTLIAKAVANEIDAHFQTLSGPEIMSKYYGESEEQLREVFEEAEENAPAIIFMDELDSIAAKREEAGGDVERRVVAQLLSLMDGLEDRGEVVVIGATNRVDAIDPALRRGGRFDREIEIGVPDRDGRKEILQVHTRNMPLTEDIDLDEYAESTHGFVGADLESLAKEAGMNALRRIRPQLDLDAEEIDAEVLDSIEVRESDVKDAMKGIEPSALREVFVEVPDVTWADVGGLEDTKERLRETIQWPLEYPEVFEAMDMQSAKGVMMYGPPGTGKTLLAKAIANESESNFISVKGPELLNKFVGESEKGVREVFSKARENAPTVIFFDEIDSLATERGRNTGDSGVSERVVSQLLTELDGLETLEDVVVIATTNRPDLIDSALLRPGRLDRHVHVPVPDEEARRAIFGVHTQQKPLADDVDLDSLARRTDGYVGADIEAVTREASMNASREFIESVAPDEVADSVGNVRITMDHFETALDEVNPSVTPETIERYDEIEKRFRQAETAEPEEGELGRTFQ